AAACATGATCAAATAATAGTTTGCAATCCAAGTTTTTCTTCACTTAAAGATGGGGTAGGAGACAGCTCAAACGTTCTGAATGCAAGATCAAGAAGATGCTGAACCCAAAGGTTCTATATGGGATCAGGAATGCATCTTTCTCATGGGTGTCTTAGATTTAGGCTTCTCAGGATACCTGAAATACCGGTCAGCTGACAGCTTTGAGAAGTTTATTTTAGACAAAGCATTTTTGGTTGCTGCAATTGATCAATTAAGAATATCTCCCAAAAGATGCTTAAAACTCTTAGATCCTTGACCGAGCACCAAATGAAAAAAGGCTAAATATCAAGctattaaagtaataaaagcCAGTAAAAGATGCTAAAAACTCTCTTCAGTTAGTTGAGATTAACAGAAGAGAATCAAACTAACAAATTGGTCCTGATGCTTCCACGTGTCAATTACCCAATTGTTTTGCCAAAGTATATAATACTTCACTCTTACAGATTCTTGCATTACATTTCCAGCAATTTAATTCGGATTCAGTCCAACAAGGAGTGAGCCATACCAATCTCCATCTCCATTTGTTGGAAAATAATGGAAGCTTTAACAAGCACTTTGTCCACCAAGATCTTTACAAGAAACAGTAACACCACTCTATCAGTTTCATCAACTCTTACTGTACTGGGTCGATCTGATTTTGGCTTTTCAAGATCTTCAACTTTCAAGAGACTACAATTTCATGATTTGGTTTTATCTCGAACAATTGCCAAGTCTCATGTCGCCTATGATTCTGCTGAGGTACATTTCACTTTCTtgctttctcattttcatattCACTTCGTTAGAGTAGTTGCTTGTGTTGTTAGTTTTGGCACATAAGTTGTCGGTTGGCACTTGTCACGTATCCTTCACAGACTACATGGAAGTTTCTAGTTAATTTCTAGTGCAATGTATTCTTCTATATGATGCTATGTTGAAAGTATCATAACATGGAAATTTATCAAATGATGatcaatttaatctaaacGTTTCAGCCTGATTTGTTTGTATGTAAAATAGGTATCAGTAGGCTTTGAAAATGCAGTAGCTGAAATTCCAAGTATCAGTAAGTGATCTTTGCTTTAAGTTCAATTGCAATTGCTAAAACTTGCCAATAACCACAGTATAATTGCTAAATCTTGTCAATAACTATTTAGCTTGTCTGCTTCTCAGAAACATCAAAGAGAATTCATGTAAAATTCCAACTACAGAAGCAGTGTATGTTTGGTGATCAATTTCTGCTGGTGGGTgatgatccaatgcttggttTGTGGAATCCTGCAGATGCTATTCCAATGAATTGGTCAGATGAACACATTTGGAGTACTGAACTGGTAATTATAAAAGAGATTTCGGAACATAATATGCTATTGATAGATATCTTATGTGAAACTTGATGAagcttctcttttttctttgttgaaTGTTGAATGTTGTTAGGATGTTCCAATCGAGTCAACCATACAATTCAAATTTATACTTAAACAATGTTCAGGAGAGATATTCTGGCAACCTGGTCCTGACAGAATTTTCAAGAGTTGGGAAAGCAATGGCACTATAATCATTTCAGAAGATTGGGAAAATTCTGAAGCTCAAAAGATTATGGAAGAGAAAATGGAGTCGGTGATTAATCACGATTTGACACCCACTGATGCTGAAAATATTACTAATCAAAGTGAAGGACTTTTGGCTAATATGAACAATGATATAATGTTTTCAGGTAATGTTGCCTTTGCAGAAGAAAAACTAATAGATGATAATGAGTTGTTTACCAGAGGAAGTAGTACCTTGAAACAGGAGCTGCCAAAGAAAACTCTATTTAGTTATGAAGAAGGTAATGTTCTTGTACCTGGTATAACACCATTACAAGCTGCGTCTACCAACGAATTTGGATCCATCACTGCTAATTCTTCATTCGGAGTTGCAGATGCCCCATTTGGAGTTGATTTAGCTAAGGAATAAATGATCCCTGAAACAAGCAAAATTTCCTTTCTCTTATTCTTATAACAAGTATCTATGCACCCTGTTTTACATCTACTGCCTGAAAATGGAAATGTGCAGGTTTTTCATCAGTTGTTTAACGTAGTATTGGATTTGTAGCATTCATCTTCTCTGTTTTTGTGTGGGCAAATAAACTGGCGTATACATTGTAGCTGCAAACAGACTTATTCCATACTTCTATTGGCTTACTAGAAAAGAGTTATAGATCATGGTTTGTCCAGACTCTTGAGGGTGCTGGATTGTgacaaaattacataaaagcCACATTTGCAAtgaagaaaattttgaattcatGTTATCCTGGCAGGGTAAAAGCCAAGTTCAAAACACCTAGGAACTCATTTTTCCATCTTGTTCGTGTCTGATGCATCAAGAATAGCTGCTTAAATTCCGTGAAAAACTAAGCAGTTTTGTCAAATTGTTTCCTCCTATACCAACGACAAACCAAGGTAATTCAAGTGCACAAGTTCTACAGATCAATTTTGTCCTTTACTGAACATAATGAAGCATCATTCCAGAAAAGAAAGGCTTTAAAACATGCCTAGAAGAGGAATCCGTATAATGCAATGCGAACACAAATTACTAACATCTGGATGCATCAACATAGCtgcatttaagaaaaaaaaaaatcgaaaCAGCTAAATGTTCATGTGATTTTCACTCGTACAAACTgaagcaaaagaaaacaaaggtTATCAGTAGCtatcctaatttttttaaggtCCATTTTGCATCTGGCAAGGAAGAGACCTGGGCTGTGAAATGAAGAAGAGTATCTCATCTCAAAACGAAGTGTCGCTAGGCAGGCAGTCATTCTCGCATTACAAGGGCATTTCGTACAAAATGAAGTGCTCGCTATGCCTCTTTTCCCTGTGCTAAAAACCATGTTAACTACGCTGAAAATTCATCCATTTAAAAACCACAAAACATATCATCATACATTCTGATCTATCAAGTTGCAACAGTGGAGATGTTTCCTGTTAACAGTACACATTCTAAGCGAAGTACAGATAAACCTCAGCTTAGCCACAAAAAAATGGGTTGGAGCTCTTCGAATGCCCTTGTTCCAATTTGGAGAGCTTCCTGCGCAAGCATCCTCATTTATCTGACTTACGCCTGTGATCATCTCTTTCTCTGTAATGACTGGAGGAAGAATCCTTACCATGAGCAGACCATTTTTCCTGTGCTCTCTTATCATCATCTTCTCTAACATAGGATCCTGATTCATGCCTTTTTAATCTCTTTTCTTCCCTACTATCATCAATGTCTCTCGATCTTCGCTCTAATCCATCCCCATCATGCCTTCTCAATCTCCTTTCATCCCTTAAATTATCATCTTCTCTTGACTTTGGCTCAAAGCGATCATCTTCATGTCTTCTCAATCTCCTTTCATCACGTCTATGATAATCTTCTCTTGATCTGGGCACGAACTCACCATTTCCATGCCTTCTCAATCTCTTTTCATCCTCCCTATGATTATCTTCTCTCATCTTTGGCTCAAACTCATCACCGTCGTGCCTTCTCGATCTCTTCTCATCTCTCATATGATAATCTTCTCTTGACTTTCGTTCAATTTCGCTAGCATCATGCCTTCTCAATCTATTGTCCTCCCTCTTATCAGTCTGTTTAATGTGACTCTCTGAGGGCCCTTCTTTGGCAGATCTTTTATCGTTCTTTTTCAGACTCTCAAAACTGTCATGTCCCCATCTTGGACCTTTATCTTGAGGACCCCACCCAGTGTTTGCAGCTCTCTGGAtgcagaaagaaagagaagtaTAAATAGGTATTTCAACACTAGGTGAAATGCAGAATGAATCAATAAAACCAAAATATTTGCCAAACATTTGAATCCTCAACTTTAACAAGGAAATGCATAAAAAGGCATGAAGGGATACCAGGGAgtagtaaattaatttaaaactatcggaaaagagaaaagttccgaagaagatgaagaatatataattgttTATCTCAAACAATCACAACTCAGAGCTCACCAAAATCAATTAGTATCAAACCTGAACTTTGTTTAATGCCAAATTCTCATAATTGAGCAATTCCATACAATATAGGGATCTGGATCCTTAAGAATCAATCA
The Ricinus communis isolate WT05 ecotype wild-type chromosome 1, ASM1957865v1, whole genome shotgun sequence DNA segment above includes these coding regions:
- the LOC107261762 gene encoding zinc finger CCCH domain-containing protein 25 — protein: MNPLTLVKRIQSINSKEAELGISEEASWHAKYKSSAYVFVGGIPFDLTEGDLLAVFAQCGEIVDVNLVRDKGTGKSKGFAFVAYEDQRSTNLAVDNLNGATIAGRIIRVDHVSNYKKKEEEDEETERQKREARGVCRAFQRGECTRGASCKFSHDEQRAANTGWGPQDKGPRWGHDSFESLKKNDKRSAKEGPSESHIKQTDKREDNRLRRHDASEIERKSREDYHMRDEKRSRRHDGDEFEPKMREDNHREDEKRLRRHGNGEFVPRSREDYHRRDERRLRRHEDDRFEPKSREDDNLRDERRLRRHDGDGLERRSRDIDDSREEKRLKRHESGSYVREDDDKRAQEKWSAHGKDSSSSHYRERDDHRRKSDK
- the LOC8286439 gene encoding cyclomaltodextrin glucanotransferase, with the translated sequence MEALTSTLSTKIFTRNSNTTLSVSSTLTVLGRSDFGFSRSSTFKRLQFHDLVLSRTIAKSHVAYDSAEVSVGFENAVAEIPSIKTSKRIHVKFQLQKQCMFGDQFLLVGDDPMLGLWNPADAIPMNWSDEHIWSTELDVPIESTIQFKFILKQCSGEIFWQPGPDRIFKSWESNGTIIISEDWENSEAQKIMEEKMESVINHDLTPTDAENITNQSEGLLANMNNDIMFSGNVAFAEEKLIDDNELFTRGSSTLKQELPKKTLFSYEEGNVLVPGITPLQAASTNEFGSITANSSFGVADAPFGVDLAKE